A single region of the Lotus japonicus ecotype B-129 chromosome 4, LjGifu_v1.2 genome encodes:
- the LOC130710379 gene encoding UDP-glucuronate 4-epimerase 1 produces the protein MPSLEEELFPSTPGKFKVERAHGMNRQLYRCFASTSTMFLWALFLIALTASYLSFQGFVDSGSRYLSASWGGIQWEKQVRTSAQIHRQGGMSVLVTGAAGFVGSHVSLALKRRGDGVVGLDNFNDYYDPSLKKARKTLLTTHGVFIVEGDVNDAKLLAKLFDVVAFTHVMHLAAQAGVRYAMENPHSYVHSNIAALVTLMEACKSANPQPAIVWASSSSVYGLNEKVPFSESDRTDQPASLYAATKKAGEEITHTYNHIYGLSITGLRFFTVYGPWGRPDMAYFSFTRNILQGKPITVYRGKNRVDLARDFTYIDDIVKGCVGSLDTAGKSTGSGGKKKGAAPYRIFNLGNTSPVTVPTLVSILEGHLKVKAKRNVVDMPGNGDVPFTHANISSARRELGYKPTTDLQTGLKKFVKWYLSYYGYNHGKPVN, from the coding sequence ATGCCTTCATTGGAGGAGGAACTCTTCCCCTCAACCCCCGGAAAGTTCAAGGTCGAGCGAGCTCACGGCATGAACCGCCAACTCTACCGCTGCTTCGCCTCCACCAGCACCATGTTCCTGTGGGCCCTCTTCCTCATCGCCCTCACCGCTTCCTACCTCAGCTTCCAAGGCTTCGTTGACTCCGGCAGCCGCTACCTCTCCGCCTCCTGGGGCGGGATCCAGTGGGAGAAGCAAGTCCGCACCTCCGCACAGATCCACCGACAGGGCGGCATGTCCGTCCTCGTCACCGGCGCCGCCGGCTTCGTCGGCTCACACGTTTCCCTCGCCTTGAAAAGGCGAGGCGACGGCGTCGTCGGGCTCGACAACTTCAACGACTACTACGACCCATCGTTGAAAAAAGCCCGCAAAACCCTCCTCACCACCCACGGCGTTTTCATCGTGGAAGGCGACGTCAACGATGCCAAGCTTCTCGCCAAGCTCTTCGACGTGGTGGCGTTCACCCATGTCATGCACCTCGCCGCGCAGGCCGGAGTCCGCTACGCCATGGAGAATCCTCATTCCTACGTTCACAGCAACATCGCCGCCCTCGTCACCCTCATGGAAGCCTGCAAATCTGCAAACCCGCAACCCGCTATTGTCTGGGCTTCTTCAAGCTCCGTCTACGGTCTCAACGAGAAGGTTCCGTTCTCGGAATCCGATCGGACTGACCAACCCGCCAGCCTCTACGCCGCGACGAAGAAAGCCGGCGAGGAAATCAcccacacctacaaccatatcTACGGACTCTCCATCACCGGGTTGAGATTCTTCACCGTTTACGGACCCTGGGGCCGACCCGACATGGCTTACTTCTCCTTCACCCGCAACATTCTGCAAGGAAAACCCATCACTGTTTACCGGGGCAAGAACCGGGTCGATCTGGCCCGGGATTTTACATACATTGATGATATCGTGAAGGGGTGTGTCGGGTCGTTGGATACTGCTGGGAAGAGTACCGGGTCGGGTGggaagaagaaaggagctgcACCGTACCGGATCTTCAACCTCGGGAACACTTCGCCGGTGACGGTGCCGACTCTGGTGAGTATCTTGGAGGGGCATTTGAAGGTGAAGGCGAAGAGGAACGTGGTGGATATGCCTGGAAACGGTGACGTTCCGTTCACACATGCGAATATTAGTTCGGCCCGGAGAGAACTCGGGTATAAACCGACAACCGATTTGCAAACCGGGTTGAAGAAGTTTGTGAAATGGTACCTTTCCTATTACGGCTACAATCACGGGAAACCTGTAAATTAA